In one Umezawaea sp. Da 62-37 genomic region, the following are encoded:
- a CDS encoding sensor histidine kinase, which translates to MSVVDPSQVLAASTEITSAALAGDDPDAVLPLVVRSAAALAEADLGLAMLTAEDGRLVVEASYGFGFDGDPVGSVLSARSAAARAARGGVPVVTADVTTDPRTAPFVPKALRGYGPFAVAPFGTRERKIGALAVYRRRGEPPFEPETVDLLAAFAAQAGLAVVLAEGATARRRVAVYQERERIARDLHDVIIQRLYATGVQLDLLGRRLGKQLDARETTRLTEAVDQLDETIAEVRATVRALRSADPGKSAHRDLVDSVRAETRIAGELLGFAPVLDVEGDPTDVPANLADHLRAALREALSNVVRHSGAHSVRVDLHREPHRLLLRVTDDGCGIPRDVARRGLRHLEERAIAAGGSSEVTSSPRTGTTITWQVPL; encoded by the coding sequence TTGAGCGTCGTGGACCCCAGCCAGGTGCTCGCCGCGTCGACCGAGATCACGTCGGCCGCGCTCGCGGGCGACGACCCCGACGCCGTGCTCCCGCTCGTCGTCCGGTCCGCCGCGGCCCTCGCCGAAGCCGACCTCGGACTCGCGATGCTCACCGCCGAAGACGGACGGCTGGTCGTCGAGGCCTCCTACGGCTTCGGCTTCGACGGCGACCCGGTCGGCTCCGTCCTGTCCGCTCGCTCCGCCGCGGCCAGAGCCGCCCGCGGCGGCGTGCCCGTGGTCACCGCCGACGTCACGACCGACCCCCGCACAGCCCCGTTCGTCCCCAAGGCCCTGCGCGGCTACGGCCCGTTCGCCGTCGCCCCCTTCGGCACCCGCGAACGCAAGATCGGCGCCCTCGCCGTCTACCGCCGCCGCGGCGAACCACCGTTCGAACCGGAAACCGTCGACCTGCTGGCCGCCTTCGCCGCCCAGGCCGGCCTGGCGGTCGTCCTAGCCGAGGGCGCGACCGCCCGCAGGCGGGTCGCCGTCTACCAGGAACGCGAACGCATCGCCCGCGACCTGCACGACGTCATCATCCAGCGCCTGTACGCCACCGGCGTCCAACTCGACCTGCTCGGCAGAAGACTCGGAAAGCAGCTGGACGCCCGCGAAACCACCCGCCTCACCGAAGCCGTCGACCAGTTGGACGAAACGATCGCCGAGGTCAGAGCCACCGTCCGCGCCCTCCGCAGCGCCGACCCCGGCAAATCCGCCCACCGCGACCTCGTCGACTCGGTCCGCGCCGAAACCCGCATCGCAGGCGAACTCCTCGGCTTCGCCCCGGTCCTGGACGTCGAAGGCGACCCCACCGATGTCCCCGCGAACCTCGCCGACCACCTCCGCGCCGCCCTCCGCGAAGCCCTCTCCAACGTCGTCCGCCACTCCGGCGCCCATTCGGTGCGGGTGGACCTGCACCGCGAACCCCACCGCCTGCTCCTCCGCGTCACCGACGACGGCTGCGGCATCCCCCGCGACGTCGCCCGACGCGGGCTGCGGCACCTGGAGGAACGCGCCATCGCGGCGGGCGGGAGCAGCGAGGTCACGTCGTCACCGAGGACGGGTACGACGATCACCTGGCAGGTACCGCTGTGA
- a CDS encoding type II toxin-antitoxin system RelE/ParE family toxin has product MDWEVELHNDVAQWFEALCIADRGCADLVEAAIDHLAQEGPRLGRPLVDRIHGSRFHNMKELRPGSAGSSEVRILFAFDPARKAILLVAGDKSGQWRDWYPTNVPIADHRYAEHLIATVKES; this is encoded by the coding sequence GTGGATTGGGAAGTCGAACTGCACAACGACGTGGCCCAGTGGTTCGAAGCTTTGTGCATCGCGGACCGCGGCTGTGCGGACCTGGTGGAGGCAGCTATCGACCACTTGGCTCAAGAAGGACCTCGACTTGGTCGGCCACTTGTGGATCGGATCCACGGTTCGCGCTTCCACAACATGAAGGAGTTGCGGCCAGGGTCCGCCGGGTCCAGCGAGGTGCGGATCCTCTTCGCCTTCGATCCGGCTCGCAAGGCGATCCTGCTGGTCGCGGGCGACAAGTCAGGGCAGTGGCGGGACTGGTACCCGACCAATGTCCCGATCGCCGACCACCGCTACGCGGAACACCTGATCGCGACCGTGAAGGAGAGCTGA
- a CDS encoding helix-turn-helix domain-containing protein produces the protein MARSWREVKAEKERLDVEAGRDVEAVRSDARARTEAYIVGFRLALLREQAGLTQTELAVRMGVSQPRVSQLEKGDVGQMEVDTVSRYVAALGGKLKIVADFDDHEVTVSTSEVDRDDVRV, from the coding sequence ATGGCACGTTCATGGCGTGAGGTCAAGGCGGAGAAGGAGCGGCTGGACGTCGAGGCCGGGCGTGACGTGGAAGCGGTCCGGTCTGATGCCCGTGCGCGGACCGAGGCCTACATCGTGGGCTTCCGCTTGGCGCTGCTCCGGGAACAGGCAGGTTTGACGCAGACCGAACTGGCGGTGCGCATGGGGGTGAGCCAACCACGGGTGAGCCAACTGGAGAAGGGGGACGTAGGGCAGATGGAGGTCGACACGGTGAGCCGCTACGTCGCCGCTCTGGGCGGCAAGCTCAAGATCGTCGCCGATTTCGACGACCACGAGGTCACCGTGTCGACCAGCGAGGTCGACCGGGATGATGTCCGCGTCTAA
- a CDS encoding response regulator transcription factor codes for MSVSVLLVDDHEVVRRGLREMLDDEDDIQVVAEAGGVAEAVVRAAASRPDVAVVDVQLPDGSGVELCKRLRALPGGPRCLVLTAFDDEEALVGAIMAGASGYLLKQVRGQDLVTAVREVAAGRSLLDPVTTARVLERMRRPVEVDELAGMTDQERRVLELIGEGMTNRQIAERLFVAEKTVKNYVTAVLAKLGMERRTQAAAWVARRSR; via the coding sequence GTGTCCGTGAGCGTGTTGCTGGTCGACGACCACGAGGTGGTGCGCAGGGGACTGCGCGAGATGCTCGACGACGAGGACGACATCCAGGTCGTCGCCGAGGCCGGCGGGGTGGCCGAGGCCGTCGTCCGCGCCGCTGCCTCCCGGCCGGACGTGGCTGTGGTGGACGTGCAGCTGCCCGATGGGAGCGGGGTGGAGCTGTGCAAGCGGTTGCGGGCGCTGCCCGGCGGGCCCCGGTGTCTGGTGCTGACGGCTTTCGACGACGAGGAAGCGCTGGTGGGGGCGATCATGGCCGGTGCTTCGGGGTACTTGTTGAAGCAGGTCCGGGGGCAGGACCTGGTCACGGCTGTGCGGGAGGTGGCGGCTGGGAGGTCGTTGCTGGATCCGGTGACCACGGCTCGGGTGCTGGAGCGGATGCGGCGGCCGGTCGAGGTGGACGAGCTGGCCGGGATGACGGATCAGGAGCGGCGGGTGTTGGAGTTGATCGGGGAGGGGATGACGAACCGGCAGATCGCCGAGCGGTTGTTCGTGGCGGAGAAGACGGTGAAGAACTACGTGACGGCTGTGTTGGCGAAGTTGGGGATGGAGCGGCGGACGCAGGCGGCGGCTTGGGTGGCGCGGCGGTCGCGTTAG
- a CDS encoding GNAT family N-acetyltransferase, whose amino-acid sequence MVVRPIEEADRIVVGRLVLELQHAHTAVAHGEVFFPASLPGFLVEQQDRVLGLLTYATSGPVLEIVTIDALRRGRGVGSSLVDAVVLRARELGCTRVRLTTTNDNLDAMRFYQRRGFKLAALRPDAVRESRRLKPEIPVVGDYGIPITDELDLERRVSIR is encoded by the coding sequence ATGGTCGTTCGCCCCATCGAGGAAGCCGATCGGATCGTTGTCGGACGTCTGGTTCTCGAACTCCAGCACGCGCACACCGCGGTGGCGCACGGGGAGGTGTTCTTCCCCGCCAGCCTGCCCGGATTCCTCGTGGAGCAGCAGGACCGCGTGCTGGGTCTGCTGACCTACGCGACGTCCGGGCCGGTGCTGGAGATCGTCACGATCGACGCACTCCGTCGAGGCCGGGGGGTCGGCAGTTCCCTGGTCGACGCGGTGGTGCTGCGCGCGCGAGAGCTCGGCTGCACGCGCGTCCGCCTGACCACGACGAACGACAACCTGGACGCGATGCGCTTCTACCAGCGCCGCGGGTTCAAGCTGGCGGCGTTGCGGCCGGACGCGGTGCGCGAGTCGCGCAGGCTGAAACCCGAGATCCCGGTCGTCGGGGATTACGGCATCCCCATCACGGACGAGCTGGACCTGGAGAGACGGGTGTCGATCCGCTAG
- a CDS encoding macro domain-containing protein — protein MSPDAEGEINTPAAPQIVLCAVDEPLATAWLSVAEGRAGIRVHRGSVLDIIAEAVVSPANSSGWMRGGMDAVYARAFPDVEAAVRSAVLALHGGELPVGEAMLVSTGEPEPQWLISAPTVRHPGERLPEDTVHPYLAARAVLRLWQEGRLEDGRPVREVVRTLAMPGLGTGVGGVAPETCARQVAAAWDEVFSPLPRR, from the coding sequence GTGTCCCCCGATGCGGAGGGTGAGATCAACACTCCGGCAGCTCCCCAAATCGTGTTGTGCGCCGTCGACGAGCCCTTGGCCACGGCCTGGCTCTCGGTGGCGGAAGGTCGGGCGGGGATCCGGGTCCACCGGGGCTCCGTGCTCGACATCATCGCCGAGGCTGTCGTCAGCCCGGCCAACTCCTCGGGCTGGATGCGGGGTGGCATGGACGCCGTCTACGCGCGGGCCTTCCCCGACGTCGAGGCCGCCGTGCGCAGCGCGGTGCTCGCCCTGCACGGCGGCGAACTGCCCGTCGGCGAGGCGATGCTGGTGTCCACCGGCGAACCCGAGCCGCAGTGGCTGATCAGCGCCCCGACCGTGCGCCACCCCGGCGAACGCCTGCCGGAGGACACGGTGCACCCGTACCTCGCGGCACGGGCCGTCCTGCGGCTCTGGCAGGAGGGGCGGCTGGAGGACGGCAGGCCGGTGCGCGAGGTCGTGCGCACCCTGGCCATGCCCGGTCTCGGCACGGGTGTGGGCGGCGTCGCGCCGGAAACGTGCGCGCGCCAGGTCGCCGCGGCGTGGGACGAGGTGTTCAGCCCGCTGCCGAGGCGTTAG
- the pheA gene encoding prephenate dehydratase, producing MSRIAYFGPQGTFTEQAALGFVHGGRDELVPFATVPQALAAVREGATEAACVPVENSVEGAVPATMDALAEGDPLVAVAETVLAVRFSVLVRPDTDVVRTVASHPHALAQVRHWLAEHLPEASVVSTTSTAAAALAVQRGEFDAAVSAPVAINHYPLRELATGVADVAGAKTRFLLLRRPGPLPEPTGADRTSLLVTTADRVGALSELLVELALRGISLTRIESRPTKGRLGEYRFYIDLLGHVAEPRVGDALAALHRHCRQVRFLGSYPQAEPAVSGVPVAASNEDFIAAADWVAAVREGAGA from the coding sequence GTGTCGCGCATCGCCTATTTCGGGCCACAAGGGACTTTCACCGAGCAGGCCGCCCTCGGCTTCGTCCACGGCGGACGCGACGAACTCGTTCCATTCGCGACGGTTCCGCAGGCGCTGGCCGCGGTCCGCGAGGGCGCCACCGAGGCCGCGTGCGTCCCCGTGGAGAACTCAGTCGAGGGCGCCGTCCCGGCGACGATGGACGCGCTCGCCGAAGGCGACCCGCTGGTCGCCGTCGCCGAGACCGTGCTGGCCGTCCGGTTCAGCGTCCTGGTCCGACCGGACACCGACGTCGTCCGCACGGTCGCCAGCCACCCGCACGCCCTCGCCCAGGTCCGGCACTGGCTCGCCGAGCACCTGCCGGAGGCCTCCGTCGTGTCGACGACGTCGACCGCCGCCGCGGCCCTCGCGGTGCAGCGCGGCGAGTTCGACGCGGCCGTGAGCGCCCCGGTCGCGATCAACCACTACCCGCTGCGCGAACTGGCCACCGGGGTCGCCGACGTGGCGGGCGCGAAGACCAGGTTCCTGCTGCTGCGCCGCCCCGGCCCGCTGCCCGAGCCCACCGGCGCGGACCGCACCTCCCTGCTCGTGACGACGGCCGACCGGGTCGGCGCGCTGTCCGAGCTGCTCGTCGAGCTGGCGCTGCGCGGGATCAGCCTGACCCGGATCGAGTCCCGCCCGACCAAGGGGCGGCTGGGCGAGTACCGGTTCTACATCGACCTCCTCGGCCACGTGGCCGAACCCAGGGTGGGTGACGCGCTGGCCGCGCTGCACCGGCACTGCAGGCAGGTCCGGTTCCTCGGGTCCTACCCGCAGGCCGAGCCCGCCGTGAGCGGCGTCCCGGTCGCCGCCAGCAACGAGGACTTCATCGCGGCGGCCGACTGGGTGGCCGCGGTACGAGAAGGAGCAGGCGCGTGA
- a CDS encoding histidine phosphatase family protein, translating to MKLMLVRHGETASNLRMALDSLPPGPPLTDLGQEQANLLADALADEPVVAVYASTAVRAQQTAAPIAARHGMAVQVVEGVQEIFCGDLEGRSDREAYGVFVKTATAWAAGDLDLMLPGGENGRQVVDRCTGAIAAITEGVTEGTVVLVSHGGAIRLTGQALAPNVTSDLAAGGLLPNTGRVVLESDGDGWRCVAWSGVDIPNA from the coding sequence GTGAAGTTGATGCTGGTGCGGCACGGCGAGACCGCGTCCAACCTGAGGATGGCCCTCGACTCCCTGCCGCCGGGCCCGCCCCTGACCGACCTCGGCCAGGAGCAGGCGAACCTGCTCGCCGACGCCCTGGCCGACGAGCCCGTGGTGGCCGTCTACGCCAGCACGGCCGTGCGCGCGCAGCAGACCGCCGCGCCGATCGCCGCGCGGCACGGGATGGCCGTGCAGGTCGTGGAAGGCGTGCAGGAGATCTTCTGCGGCGACCTCGAAGGCCGCTCCGACCGCGAGGCCTACGGCGTGTTCGTGAAGACCGCCACGGCGTGGGCGGCGGGCGACCTCGACCTCATGCTGCCCGGCGGCGAGAACGGCCGCCAGGTCGTCGACCGCTGCACCGGCGCCATCGCCGCGATCACCGAGGGCGTGACGGAGGGGACGGTCGTGCTGGTCAGCCACGGTGGTGCGATCCGGCTGACCGGTCAGGCGCTCGCGCCGAACGTGACGTCGGACCTGGCCGCGGGCGGCCTGCTGCCGAACACCGGACGGGTCGTGCTGGAGTCCGACGGCGACGGCTGGCGCTGCGTCGCGTGGTCCGGCGTCGACATCCCGAACGCCTGA
- a CDS encoding cytochrome P450: MEPQFRQTTIDPSGRFLHAENDRLRVKGPATRVMLPGGVSAWSVTRHQVVKRLCEDPRVSKDPQRHWPAYAGLPQDWPLRGFVSTTNAFTTHGSDHQRLRMLMASAFTPRRVESVRAKVHGTVDRIMGELGRARPGEVLDLRRAFTDVVPAEALCDLIGIPDSFRARASHAIQAINRPTSDDRDFMDLTMCLGALVATRYMVQGDDMASDLIAARYGEEQLSENEVNAALVLMIGAGSGTTANLLSKAVVALLTHPDQLKLVKAGDATWADVIEETLRVEGPVQHLPLRFAVEDIDLGYEVVIKAGEPILLSFGATGRDPVAHSRTANEFDLTRPDREHLAFGHGVHHCIGAPLARMEASIALPALFSHFPDIELAVPAAELQPLPTFIYNGHVELPVRMRK; the protein is encoded by the coding sequence ATGGAGCCGCAGTTTCGCCAGACGACGATCGACCCCTCCGGGCGATTCCTGCACGCCGAGAACGACCGCCTCCGCGTCAAGGGTCCCGCGACGCGGGTAATGCTCCCCGGCGGCGTCTCGGCCTGGTCCGTGACAAGACATCAGGTCGTCAAGCGGCTCTGCGAGGACCCGCGCGTGTCCAAGGACCCCCAGCGGCACTGGCCCGCCTACGCGGGCCTGCCGCAGGACTGGCCCCTGCGGGGGTTCGTCTCGACCACGAACGCCTTCACCACCCACGGCTCCGACCACCAGCGCCTGCGGATGCTGATGGCGAGCGCGTTCACGCCGCGCCGCGTGGAGTCCGTGCGGGCGAAGGTGCACGGCACGGTGGACCGGATCATGGGGGAACTGGGCCGGGCCCGACCGGGGGAGGTGCTCGACCTGCGGCGGGCGTTCACCGACGTCGTGCCCGCCGAAGCGCTGTGCGACCTGATCGGCATCCCGGACTCGTTCCGGGCGAGGGCGTCGCACGCGATCCAGGCGATCAACCGCCCCACCTCGGACGACCGCGATTTCATGGACCTCACGATGTGCCTGGGCGCGCTCGTGGCGACGCGGTACATGGTGCAGGGTGACGACATGGCCAGCGACCTCATCGCCGCCCGCTACGGCGAGGAGCAGCTCTCCGAGAACGAGGTCAACGCCGCGCTGGTGCTGATGATCGGCGCGGGCAGCGGGACCACGGCCAACCTGCTGAGCAAGGCCGTCGTGGCCCTGCTCACCCACCCCGACCAGCTCAAGCTGGTCAAGGCGGGCGACGCGACCTGGGCCGACGTGATCGAGGAGACGCTGCGCGTCGAGGGCCCGGTGCAGCACCTGCCGCTGCGCTTCGCCGTGGAGGACATCGACCTCGGCTACGAGGTGGTGATCAAGGCGGGTGAGCCGATCCTGCTGTCGTTCGGCGCCACGGGCCGGGATCCGGTCGCGCACAGCCGCACCGCGAACGAGTTCGACCTGACCCGACCCGACAGGGAACACCTCGCATTCGGGCACGGCGTGCACCACTGCATCGGCGCGCCACTAGCCCGAATGGAGGCATCAATCGCACTGCCCGCGCTGTTCTCGCATTTTCCGGACATCGAACTGGCCGTGCCGGCCGCGGAACTCCAGCCGTTGCCGACGTTCATCTACAACGGGCACGTCGAATTGCCGGTTCGGATGCGAAAATAG
- a CDS encoding metallopeptidase family protein, producing the protein MSVEMTRDRFEELVGESLDLIPPDFAAAMDNVVVLIEDRNPDEPTLLGLYHGVALTERTSDYGGVLPDRIFIYREAILDICHDEDDVVNEVAITVVHEIAHHFGVDDDRLHELGWG; encoded by the coding sequence GTGAGCGTCGAGATGACGCGCGACCGGTTCGAGGAACTGGTCGGCGAGTCGCTCGACCTCATCCCGCCCGACTTCGCGGCGGCGATGGACAACGTCGTGGTGCTGATCGAGGACCGCAATCCGGACGAGCCGACGCTGCTCGGGCTCTACCACGGCGTGGCGCTCACCGAGCGGACGTCCGACTACGGCGGGGTGCTGCCGGACCGGATCTTCATCTACCGCGAGGCCATCCTCGACATCTGCCACGACGAGGACGACGTGGTGAACGAAGTGGCGATCACCGTGGTCCACGAGATCGCCCACCACTTCGGCGTGGACGACGACCGCCTGCACGAACTCGGCTGGGGCTAG
- a CDS encoding septum formation family protein: protein MNPAYESEAADCLNWTKSDLSDVQKVDCGNQHLFEVTGKVDLATTYPKDAKYPTDDEWQKISLDQCTKPSLDFLSGEYDPFGKYTVGPLNPGTQEWGAGFRTLRCGLQVVGPAGGLLPSFGSATKQDQSDVYDPGVCLGLNGKSVGDPVDCAQPHTFEIIGVVDLAAAIQGADFPPPEKQDEVLPATCDAMAAEYAGGVDLKGKGLVVTWDNRAPESWAAGSKRVNCKIGAIPADASGLTAFSGSVRNPDAPPLTTSNPPQTTAVSQAEATGAPLHSEEGSASNKPSSSSSSQKSSESSSAAPSSTSNAP, encoded by the coding sequence GTGAACCCAGCCTACGAGTCCGAGGCCGCGGACTGCCTCAACTGGACGAAATCCGACCTGTCGGACGTCCAGAAGGTCGACTGCGGCAACCAGCACCTGTTCGAGGTGACCGGGAAGGTGGACCTGGCCACCACTTACCCGAAGGACGCGAAGTACCCGACGGACGACGAGTGGCAGAAGATCAGCCTCGACCAGTGCACGAAGCCGTCGCTGGACTTCCTGAGCGGCGAGTACGACCCGTTCGGCAAGTACACCGTCGGCCCGCTGAACCCCGGCACGCAGGAGTGGGGCGCCGGTTTCCGCACGTTGCGCTGCGGTCTCCAGGTGGTCGGCCCGGCCGGTGGGCTGCTGCCGTCGTTCGGGTCGGCGACGAAGCAGGACCAGTCCGACGTCTACGACCCCGGTGTCTGCCTCGGCCTGAACGGCAAGTCCGTCGGCGACCCGGTGGACTGCGCGCAGCCGCACACGTTCGAGATCATCGGCGTGGTCGACCTCGCCGCCGCGATCCAGGGCGCTGACTTCCCGCCGCCGGAGAAGCAGGACGAGGTGCTGCCCGCGACCTGCGACGCGATGGCGGCCGAGTACGCGGGCGGTGTCGACCTCAAGGGCAAGGGCCTGGTCGTGACCTGGGACAACCGGGCGCCGGAGAGCTGGGCGGCCGGGTCGAAGCGGGTGAACTGCAAGATCGGCGCCATCCCCGCGGACGCCTCCGGGCTGACCGCGTTCAGCGGGTCCGTGCGCAACCCCGACGCGCCGCCGCTGACCACGTCCAACCCGCCGCAGACCACCGCCGTGAGCCAGGCGGAGGCCACCGGCGCGCCGCTGCACTCCGAAGAGGGGTCCGCGTCGAACAAGCCGTCGTCGTCGTCGTCGAGCCAGAAGTCGAGCGAGTCGTCCTCGGCCGCGCCCAGTTCGACGTCGAACGCGCCGTGA
- a CDS encoding glutathionylspermidine synthase family protein: MRRATSPPRPNWQRTVSEQGLVFGAPARGVAGVERPYWDESAHYVFEMSDILSLEADVELLHSMCLEAVDNVVLTERYRDFGIQEWIWPKIAESWKRRDPHVYGRFDLRYDGSGPAKMLEYNADTPTSLLEAAVLQWYWKTEVFPDDDQWNSIHEKLVERWGEIGALLPSNELHFTWSSADTSGEDHITLAYLQETAAEAGMNTVGLSIEDIGWDGLLKRFVDLEEAPMNTVVKLYPWEWVVDERFGRFAVESLPGTLWVEPLWKMLLSNKALLAVLWEMYPGHPNLLPAFLDDPGLLTEYVRKPRLGREGSNIQIVAPGYETQTGGVYGKEGFVYQLFDPLPEFDGYRPALGAWVVGDQAAGLGIRETVGLVTDDGAAFVPHRIVE, encoded by the coding sequence TTGCGCCGTGCTACCTCCCCGCCGCGGCCGAACTGGCAGCGGACCGTCTCGGAGCAGGGTCTGGTGTTCGGCGCGCCCGCCAGGGGCGTCGCGGGCGTCGAGCGCCCGTACTGGGACGAGTCGGCGCACTACGTCTTCGAGATGAGCGACATCCTCTCCCTCGAAGCCGACGTCGAACTGCTGCACAGCATGTGCCTGGAAGCCGTGGACAACGTCGTGCTGACCGAGCGGTACCGCGACTTCGGCATCCAGGAGTGGATCTGGCCGAAGATCGCGGAGTCGTGGAAGCGGCGCGACCCGCACGTCTACGGGCGGTTCGACCTGCGCTACGACGGGTCGGGCCCGGCGAAGATGCTCGAGTACAACGCGGACACCCCGACCTCGCTGCTCGAGGCCGCGGTGCTCCAGTGGTACTGGAAGACCGAGGTGTTCCCGGACGACGACCAGTGGAACTCGATCCACGAGAAGCTGGTCGAGCGCTGGGGTGAGATCGGGGCGCTGCTGCCGTCCAACGAACTGCACTTCACCTGGTCGTCGGCCGACACGTCGGGTGAGGACCACATCACGCTCGCCTACCTCCAGGAGACCGCGGCCGAGGCGGGCATGAACACCGTCGGCCTGTCGATCGAGGACATCGGGTGGGACGGCCTGCTCAAGCGGTTCGTCGACCTCGAAGAGGCGCCGATGAACACCGTGGTGAAGCTCTACCCGTGGGAGTGGGTGGTCGACGAGCGGTTCGGCCGCTTCGCGGTGGAGAGCCTGCCCGGCACGCTGTGGGTCGAGCCGCTGTGGAAGATGCTGCTGTCGAACAAGGCGCTGCTCGCGGTGCTGTGGGAGATGTACCCCGGCCACCCGAACCTGCTGCCCGCGTTCCTCGACGATCCGGGGCTGCTCACGGAGTACGTGCGCAAGCCCCGACTGGGCCGTGAGGGCTCGAACATCCAGATCGTCGCTCCCGGCTACGAGACCCAGACCGGTGGGGTCTACGGCAAGGAGGGCTTCGTCTACCAGCTGTTCGACCCGCTGCCCGAGTTCGACGGCTACCGCCCCGCACTGGGCGCGTGGGTCGTCGGCGACCAGGCCGCAGGCCTGGGCATCCGCGAGACAGTCGGTCTGGTGACCGACGACGGCGCGGCTTTCGTTCCCCACCGGATCGTCGAATGA
- a CDS encoding DUF350 domain-containing protein, whose amino-acid sequence MITQLALDPGFGSTIGRGIGAIALYAVVGLLLMVVGFYAIDFTTPGQLSSLVRTGKPNAVIVTAAGLFSMALIIVVAIYSSEGKLLEGLLYSLIFGAVGIIVQVVAVRLLEWVTRLDIGRLIESEEFAPSSVVVASAHVALGLVVAVAIS is encoded by the coding sequence GTGATCACCCAACTCGCGTTGGACCCCGGATTCGGTTCCACGATCGGCCGGGGCATCGGCGCGATCGCGCTGTACGCCGTGGTCGGCCTGCTGCTGATGGTCGTGGGCTTCTACGCCATCGACTTCACCACTCCCGGCCAGCTCAGCAGCCTGGTCCGCACGGGCAAGCCGAACGCGGTCATCGTGACCGCCGCCGGTCTGTTCAGCATGGCGCTGATCATCGTGGTCGCGATCTACAGCTCCGAGGGCAAGCTCCTCGAGGGCCTGCTCTACTCGCTGATCTTCGGCGCCGTCGGGATCATCGTCCAGGTCGTGGCCGTGCGCCTGCTCGAGTGGGTCACGCGCCTGGACATCGGCAGGCTCATCGAGTCCGAGGAGTTCGCGCCGTCGAGCGTCGTCGTGGCCAGCGCGCACGTCGCGCTCGGCCTCGTGGTGGCGGTCGCCATCAGCTAG
- the serS gene encoding serine--tRNA ligase gives MIDLKAVRENPEAVRASQRARGEDESVVDALLSADERRRAAISRADGLRAEQKLFGKQVGRAKGEEREALLAKGKEMAAEVKAAETEQHTAEAELTELHRAIPNIVHPDAPEGGEDDYVVLKHVGEPREFDFEPQDHLDLGVKLGAIDMERGAKVAGSRFYFLTGIGAQLELALLNMAASLATDNGFTLMITPTLVRPEIMAGTGFLGQHASEVYRLRDDDLYLVGTSEVPLAGYHADEILDGERRYAGWSSCYRREAGSYGKDTRGIIRVHQFNKVEMFSYVRPEDAEAEHARLLGWEEEMLGRVEVPYRVIDTAAGDLGTSAARKFDCEAWVPSQKAYRELTSTSNCTTFQARRLNIRYRDENGKPQTVATLNGTLATTRWIVAILENHQMGDGSVRVPVALRPYLGGREVLEPISR, from the coding sequence GTGATCGACCTGAAGGCAGTGCGCGAGAACCCCGAAGCCGTCCGTGCGTCGCAGCGAGCGCGCGGTGAGGACGAGTCGGTGGTCGACGCGCTGCTCTCCGCGGACGAACGCCGACGTGCCGCCATCTCCAGGGCGGACGGGTTGCGGGCCGAGCAGAAGCTGTTCGGCAAGCAGGTCGGCAGGGCCAAGGGCGAGGAGCGCGAGGCGCTGCTGGCCAAGGGCAAGGAGATGGCCGCCGAGGTCAAGGCCGCTGAGACCGAGCAGCACACCGCCGAGGCGGAGCTGACCGAGCTGCACCGCGCCATCCCGAACATCGTGCACCCCGACGCCCCCGAGGGCGGCGAGGACGACTACGTCGTGCTCAAGCACGTCGGCGAGCCCCGCGAGTTCGACTTCGAGCCGCAGGACCACCTCGACCTGGGCGTGAAGCTCGGCGCGATCGACATGGAGCGCGGCGCCAAGGTCGCGGGCTCGCGGTTCTACTTCCTCACCGGCATCGGCGCCCAGCTGGAGCTCGCCCTGCTGAACATGGCCGCGAGCCTGGCCACCGACAACGGCTTCACGCTGATGATCACGCCCACGCTGGTGCGGCCGGAGATCATGGCGGGCACCGGCTTCCTCGGCCAGCACGCCAGCGAGGTGTACCGGCTGCGCGACGACGACCTGTACCTGGTCGGCACGTCGGAGGTGCCGCTCGCCGGCTACCACGCCGACGAGATCCTCGACGGCGAGCGCCGGTACGCGGGCTGGTCGTCGTGCTACCGCCGCGAAGCGGGCAGCTACGGCAAGGACACCCGCGGCATCATCCGCGTGCACCAGTTCAACAAGGTCGAGATGTTCTCCTACGTTCGCCCCGAGGACGCCGAGGCGGAGCACGCGCGCCTGCTGGGCTGGGAAGAGGAGATGCTCGGCCGCGTCGAGGTCCCGTACCGGGTCATCGACACGGCGGCCGGCGACCTCGGCACGAGCGCGGCCCGCAAGTTCGACTGCGAGGCCTGGGTCCCGTCGCAGAAGGCCTACCGCGAGCTGACCTCGACGTCGAACTGCACCACGTTCCAGGCGCGCAGGCTGAACATCCGCTACCGCGACGAGAACGGCAAACCGCAGACCGTCGCGACGCTCAACGGAACCCTTGCGACCACCCGGTGGATCGTTGCCATCCTGGAGAACCACCAAATGGGTGATGGTTCAGTGCGCGTTCCCGTCGCGCTCCGCCCATACTTGGGCGGCCGCGAGGTTCTGGAGCCGATCTCCCGGTAG